In a single window of the Pseudomonas sp. B21-015 genome:
- a CDS encoding Gfo/Idh/MocA family protein, with translation MSLKLGVIGTGAIGQDHIRRCSQTLLNSQVVAVTDINLQQAAKVVSDLKLTAEVYPDGHALIKAPEVEAILVTSWGPSHEEFVLAAIAAGKPVFCEKPLAVTAEGCRKIVEAEVAHGKRLVQVGFMRPYDEGYRALKAVIDSGQIGEPLMLHCAHRNPTVGEKYKTDMAITDTLIHELDVLRWLLDDDYVSVQVVFPRKTSKAHAHLKDPQIVLLETAKGTRIDVEVFVNCQYGYDIQCEVVGETGIAKLPEPSQVQLRSGAKLSNAILMDWKDRFIAAYDVELQAFIDGVRAGQVGGPSAWDGFAAAVAADACIEAQNSGQIVNVGLPDRPRFYD, from the coding sequence ATGTCTTTGAAGCTTGGAGTTATCGGCACCGGGGCCATCGGCCAGGACCATATCCGTCGTTGCAGCCAGACCTTGCTCAACAGCCAGGTCGTCGCGGTTACCGACATCAATTTGCAGCAAGCGGCCAAGGTCGTTTCCGATCTGAAACTGACTGCCGAGGTCTATCCCGACGGTCATGCGCTGATCAAGGCACCGGAAGTCGAAGCAATTCTCGTGACCTCCTGGGGGCCGAGCCACGAAGAGTTCGTGCTGGCGGCGATTGCCGCCGGCAAACCAGTGTTCTGCGAGAAGCCGCTGGCGGTCACCGCCGAAGGCTGCCGCAAGATCGTCGAGGCCGAAGTGGCCCACGGCAAACGGCTGGTGCAGGTCGGTTTCATGCGCCCGTACGATGAAGGGTATCGGGCGTTGAAAGCCGTGATCGACAGTGGCCAGATCGGCGAACCGCTGATGCTGCATTGCGCTCACCGTAACCCGACCGTGGGTGAGAAATACAAGACCGACATGGCGATCACCGACACACTGATCCATGAGCTGGACGTATTGCGCTGGTTGCTCGACGACGATTACGTGTCGGTGCAAGTGGTGTTCCCGCGCAAGACCAGCAAGGCTCACGCCCATTTGAAAGACCCGCAGATCGTGCTGCTGGAAACCGCCAAGGGCACGCGCATCGATGTGGAAGTGTTCGTCAACTGCCAGTACGGCTACGACATCCAGTGCGAAGTGGTGGGGGAGACAGGCATCGCCAAACTGCCGGAACCGTCGCAGGTTCAATTGCGCAGCGGGGCGAAGCTGTCCAATGCGATTCTGATGGACTGGAAGGACCGGTTCATCGCCGCGTATGACGTCGAGTTGCAGGCGTTCATCGATGGCGTGCGGGCGGGGCAGGTGGGCGGACCGTCGGCGTGGGACGGTTTCGCCGCCGCAGTCGCTGCGGATGCCTGCATCGAAGCGCAGAACAGCGGCCAAATCGTAAATGTCGGCCTGCCAGACCGCCCCCGCTTCTACGACTAA
- the iolC gene encoding bifunctional 5-dehydro-2-deoxygluconokinase/5-dehydro-2-deoxyphosphogluconate aldolase yields MGQTRFASGRQLDLICLGRLGVDLYAQQVGARLEDVSSFAKYLGGSSANIAFGTARLGLKSAMLSRVGDDHMGRFLVESLTREGCDVSGIKIDPERLTAMVLLGLKDRETFPLVFYRENCADMALRAEDISEAFIASSKALLITGTHFSTDGVYKASIQALDYAEKHNVKRVLDIDYRPVLWGLAGKADGETRFVADQNVSQHVQKILPRFDLIVGTEEEFLIAGGSEDLLTALRNVRRLSAATLVVKLGPQGCTVIHGVIPARLEDGAIYPGVRVEVLNVLGAGDAFMSGFLSGWLEDASDERCCQLANACGGLVVSRHACAPAMPTRAELDYLFNSPVPITRPDQDAVLQRLHQVSVPRKQWKQLFIFAFDHRGQLVELAHKGGRDLSAIGELKQLFIKAVERVEADLREQGVDADVGLLADQRFGQDSLNAATGRGWWVARPVEVQGSRPLAFEHGRSIGSNLIAWPQEQIIKCLVQFHPDDEPLLRLEQEAQIKGLYQASQVSGHELLLEIIPPKDHPSTHPDVLYRALKRLYNLGIYPAWWKIEAQSAEEWKQLDELIQERDPYCRGVVLLGLNAPAAALAEGFQQASQSQTCRGFAVGRTIFQEPSRAWMAGEIDDETLIRQVQGTFVELIDAWSTARA; encoded by the coding sequence ATGGGCCAGACTCGTTTTGCCAGTGGGCGTCAATTGGATCTGATTTGCCTGGGGCGCCTTGGCGTCGACCTCTATGCGCAGCAAGTCGGAGCGCGGCTGGAGGATGTGAGCAGCTTCGCCAAATACCTCGGCGGTTCGTCCGCCAACATCGCCTTCGGCACCGCTCGGCTGGGTTTGAAGTCGGCGATGCTGAGCCGGGTAGGGGACGACCACATGGGTCGCTTCCTGGTTGAATCGCTGACCCGCGAAGGCTGTGACGTCAGCGGTATCAAGATCGATCCGGAACGCCTGACCGCCATGGTCCTGCTGGGCCTCAAGGACCGCGAAACCTTTCCCTTGGTGTTCTACCGCGAAAACTGCGCCGACATGGCGCTGCGGGCTGAAGACATCAGCGAAGCCTTTATCGCTTCCAGCAAAGCCTTGCTGATCACCGGCACCCATTTCTCCACCGACGGCGTCTACAAGGCGAGCATTCAGGCGCTGGACTACGCCGAGAAGCACAACGTCAAACGGGTGCTGGACATCGATTATCGACCGGTACTCTGGGGGCTGGCCGGCAAGGCGGACGGTGAAACCCGCTTCGTCGCCGACCAGAACGTCAGCCAGCACGTGCAGAAAATCCTCCCGCGTTTCGACCTGATCGTCGGCACTGAAGAAGAATTCCTGATCGCCGGCGGCTCCGAGGATTTGCTCACCGCGCTGCGTAATGTCCGGCGCCTGAGCGCGGCAACGTTGGTGGTCAAGCTCGGCCCGCAAGGTTGCACGGTGATCCACGGGGTGATCCCGGCGCGTCTCGAAGACGGCGCGATCTATCCCGGCGTGCGCGTCGAAGTGTTGAATGTGCTGGGGGCCGGCGATGCCTTCATGTCGGGTTTCCTCAGCGGTTGGCTGGAGGACGCCAGCGACGAACGCTGCTGCCAGTTGGCCAATGCCTGCGGCGGTCTGGTGGTGTCACGCCATGCCTGCGCCCCGGCGATGCCGACCCGCGCCGAACTCGATTACCTGTTCAACAGCCCGGTGCCGATCACCCGGCCGGATCAGGACGCGGTGTTGCAGCGTCTGCATCAGGTCAGTGTGCCGCGCAAACAGTGGAAGCAACTGTTCATCTTTGCCTTCGATCATCGCGGGCAACTGGTGGAGCTGGCCCACAAGGGCGGGCGCGACCTGAGCGCTATCGGCGAACTCAAACAACTCTTTATCAAAGCGGTGGAGCGGGTCGAAGCGGATTTACGTGAGCAGGGTGTCGACGCCGATGTCGGCTTGCTGGCCGATCAACGTTTCGGCCAGGACTCGCTGAACGCCGCCACCGGTCGCGGCTGGTGGGTGGCACGACCGGTGGAGGTACAAGGCTCGCGGCCATTGGCGTTCGAACACGGGCGCTCGATCGGCAGCAACCTGATCGCCTGGCCGCAAGAACAGATCATCAAATGCCTGGTGCAATTCCATCCCGACGATGAGCCGTTGCTGCGCTTGGAGCAGGAAGCGCAGATCAAGGGCTTGTATCAGGCCTCCCAGGTCAGCGGTCATGAACTGCTGCTGGAGATCATTCCGCCCAAGGATCACCCGTCAACCCATCCGGACGTGCTGTATCGCGCCCTCAAACGCCTCTACAACCTGGGCATCTACCCGGCGTGGTGGAAGATCGAAGCGCAAAGTGCTGAGGAATGGAAACAACTCGACGAACTGATTCAGGAACGTGATCCGTATTGCCGTGGTGTCGTGCTGTTGGGTTTGAATGCGCCGGCGGCGGCGTTGGCCGAAGGGTTTCAGCAGGCCAGCCAGAGCCAGACTTGCCGAGGTTTTGCCGTAGGCCGGACGATTTTCCAGGAACCGAGCCGCGCGTGGATGGCCGGTGAAATCGACGACGAAACGCTGATCCGCCAGGTGCAGGGCACGTTCGTCGAACTGATCGACGCCTGGAGCACGGCCCGGGCCTGA
- the iolD gene encoding 3D-(3,5/4)-trihydroxycyclohexane-1,2-dione acylhydrolase (decyclizing): protein MTTTRLTMAQALVKFLDNQYIEVDGVQSKFVAGIFTIFGHGNVLGLGQALEQDSGDLIVHQGRNEQGMAHAAIGFAKQHLRRKIYACSSSVGPGAANMLTAAATATANRIPLVLLPGDVYACRQPDPVLQQIEQFHDLSISTNDAFKAVSKYWDRINRPEQLMTAAIHAMRVLTDPAETGAVTLALPQDVQAEAYDYPDYFLQKRVHRIERRPATEAMLGDALALFKGKRKPLIICGGGVKYSGANAALQAFAERFDIPFAETQAGKSAVVSSHPLNVGGIGETGCLAANLLARDADLIIGVGTRYSDFTTASKSLFKHPDVQFLNLNISPCDALKLDGVQLLADAKTGLQALAEALGDYRSSWGDQPRQAKAQLDEEVDRIYQVEYSAKDFVPEINDHLDPAVLREFIELTGSCLTQSRVLGVLNETLADDAVIVAAAGSLPGDLQRSWRSKGVNTYHVEYGYSCMGYEVNAALGVKLAEPEREVYALVGDGSYMMLHSELATSIQERRKINVVLLDNMTFGCINNLQMEHGMDSFGTEFRFRNPETGKLDGGFVPVDFAMSAAAYGCKTYKVNTVEELQAALADARLQTVSTLIDIKVLPKTMIHKYLSWWRVGVAQVSTSARTDAVAKTLNERLAKARQY, encoded by the coding sequence ATGACCACAACAAGACTGACCATGGCCCAGGCCCTGGTGAAATTCCTCGATAACCAGTACATCGAGGTCGATGGGGTTCAGAGCAAATTCGTCGCCGGGATCTTTACCATTTTCGGCCACGGCAATGTGCTGGGTCTGGGGCAAGCCCTGGAGCAGGACAGCGGCGACCTGATCGTCCATCAGGGGCGCAACGAACAAGGCATGGCCCACGCCGCCATCGGTTTCGCCAAGCAACACCTGCGGCGCAAGATCTACGCCTGTTCTTCATCGGTGGGCCCGGGGGCAGCGAACATGCTGACCGCTGCCGCGACGGCCACCGCCAACCGTATTCCCTTGGTGCTGTTGCCCGGCGACGTTTATGCCTGCCGCCAACCGGATCCGGTGCTGCAACAGATCGAGCAGTTCCACGACCTGAGCATCAGCACCAACGATGCGTTCAAGGCCGTGAGCAAATACTGGGACCGCATCAACCGTCCCGAGCAATTGATGACGGCGGCGATCCACGCCATGCGCGTGCTTACCGACCCCGCCGAAACCGGCGCCGTGACCCTGGCCTTGCCGCAAGACGTGCAGGCCGAGGCTTACGACTACCCCGATTACTTCCTGCAAAAACGCGTGCACCGCATCGAGCGCCGTCCGGCCACCGAAGCGATGCTCGGTGATGCGTTGGCGCTGTTCAAAGGCAAACGCAAGCCACTGATCATCTGCGGCGGCGGGGTCAAATACTCCGGCGCCAATGCAGCGTTGCAGGCGTTCGCCGAGCGCTTCGATATTCCCTTCGCCGAAACCCAGGCCGGCAAAAGCGCGGTGGTGTCCAGCCATCCGCTGAACGTCGGCGGTATCGGCGAAACCGGTTGCCTGGCGGCGAACCTGCTGGCCAGGGACGCTGATCTGATCATCGGTGTGGGCACTCGCTACAGCGATTTCACCACCGCGTCGAAATCCTTGTTCAAACACCCGGATGTGCAGTTTCTCAACCTCAATATCAGCCCCTGCGACGCCCTGAAACTCGATGGCGTGCAACTGCTGGCGGACGCCAAAACCGGTTTGCAGGCGCTGGCCGAAGCGCTGGGCGATTACCGCTCGAGTTGGGGCGATCAACCCCGCCAGGCCAAGGCGCAGCTGGATGAGGAAGTCGATCGAATTTATCAGGTCGAATACTCGGCGAAAGATTTCGTCCCGGAAATCAACGACCACCTGGACCCGGCGGTGCTGCGCGAATTCATCGAGTTGACCGGTTCCTGCCTGACCCAAAGCCGGGTACTCGGCGTGCTCAATGAAACCCTGGCCGATGACGCCGTGATCGTCGCCGCCGCCGGCAGTTTGCCCGGCGACTTGCAGCGCAGCTGGCGCAGCAAGGGCGTGAACACTTACCACGTCGAGTACGGTTATTCGTGCATGGGTTACGAGGTGAACGCCGCATTGGGCGTGAAGCTCGCCGAGCCTGAGCGCGAGGTCTATGCGCTGGTGGGCGATGGCTCCTACATGATGCTGCACTCGGAGCTGGCGACCTCGATCCAGGAGCGACGCAAGATCAACGTGGTGCTGCTGGACAACATGACCTTCGGCTGCATCAACAACCTGCAAATGGAACACGGCATGGACAGCTTCGGCACCGAGTTCCGTTTCCGTAATCCGGAAACCGGCAAGCTCGATGGCGGTTTCGTGCCGGTGGATTTCGCCATGAGCGCGGCGGCTTACGGCTGCAAGACTTACAAAGTGAACACTGTTGAAGAGTTGCAAGCCGCGTTGGCGGATGCGCGGTTGCAGACGGTGTCGACGCTGATCGACATCAAGGTCCTGCCCAAAACCATGATTCACAAATACCTGTCGTGGTGGCGGGTCGGCGTGGCGCAGGTCTCGACCAGCGCCCGCACCGACGCGGTGGCCAAGACCCTCAACGAACGACTGGCCAAGGCCCGTCAATACTGA
- the iolB gene encoding 5-deoxy-glucuronate isomerase produces MSLLVKSNARGRTMVELGPGELEYVGFAAYRLSLGETLLVSAGDKELCLVLLSGRVSVKGEAPGQGAFDWDNIGDRQSVFEDKSPFAVYLPPGSQAQVVALSDVQIAVCAAPGSTTENLGPRLIKPDSMKRSVRGKGANTRYVCDILPDTEPAHSLLVVEVRTPSGHSSSYPPHKHDTDDLPHQSFLEETYYHQINPPQGFVFQRVYTDDRSVDQAMAVENSDLVVVPKGYHPVSVPYGYESYYLNVMAGPKRVWQFHNDPQHSWLLDL; encoded by the coding sequence ATGAGCCTGTTGGTCAAAAGCAATGCGCGCGGCCGGACCATGGTCGAGCTGGGGCCGGGTGAGCTGGAATACGTCGGCTTCGCCGCTTACCGCCTGAGCCTCGGTGAAACCCTGCTGGTCAGCGCCGGCGACAAGGAACTGTGCCTGGTGTTGCTCAGTGGTCGGGTCAGCGTCAAAGGCGAAGCGCCGGGGCAGGGAGCGTTCGATTGGGACAACATCGGTGATCGCCAGTCGGTGTTCGAAGACAAATCCCCGTTCGCGGTGTACTTGCCGCCCGGCAGCCAGGCGCAAGTGGTCGCGCTCAGCGACGTGCAAATCGCCGTCTGCGCCGCCCCCGGTTCGACCACCGAAAACCTCGGCCCACGGCTGATCAAACCCGACAGCATGAAGCGCAGCGTGCGCGGCAAGGGCGCCAACACCCGTTACGTCTGCGACATCCTGCCGGACACCGAGCCGGCCCATTCGCTGCTGGTGGTGGAAGTGCGCACGCCGTCCGGGCACTCGTCGAGCTATCCGCCGCACAAGCACGACACCGACGATCTGCCGCACCAGAGCTTTCTCGAAGAAACCTATTACCACCAGATCAACCCGCCCCAGGGCTTCGTGTTCCAGCGGGTCTACACCGACGATCGCAGCGTCGATCAGGCCATGGCCGTGGAAAACAGCGACCTAGTCGTCGTACCCAAGGGCTATCACCCGGTCAGCGTGCCCTACGGCTATGAGTCGTATTACCTGAACGTGATGGCCGGCCCGAAACGCGTCTGGCAGTTCCATAACGATCCGCAGCACAGCTGGCTGCTCGATCTCTGA
- the iolE gene encoding myo-inosose-2 dehydratase, which produces MPAIRIGINPISWSNDDLPSLGGETPLSTALSEGKEIGYEGFELNGKFPKDAKGVGDVLRPYDLALVSGWYSSRLARRSVAEEIDAIGSHVELLAKNGAKVLVYGEVADSIQGQRIPLVERPRFHTEQAWQEYADKLTELARFTLSQGVRLAYHHHMGAYVESPADIDKLMALTGSEVGLLFDSGHCYMGGGEPLQVLRKHIERVCHVHFKDVRKPVVQLARNNLWSFPDCIINGTFTVPGDGDIDFGALLDVLLTADYHGWLVVEAEQDPAVAPSYVYAKKGCDTLRALLNERTAQ; this is translated from the coding sequence ATGCCCGCTATCCGAATTGGCATCAACCCGATCTCCTGGAGCAACGACGACTTGCCGTCCCTCGGTGGCGAGACGCCGTTGAGCACCGCCCTGAGCGAAGGCAAGGAAATCGGCTACGAAGGCTTCGAACTCAACGGCAAATTCCCCAAAGATGCCAAAGGCGTCGGCGACGTGCTGCGGCCCTACGATCTGGCGCTGGTCTCCGGTTGGTATTCCAGCCGTCTGGCCCGCCGCTCCGTGGCCGAGGAAATCGACGCCATCGGCAGCCATGTCGAGCTGCTGGCGAAGAACGGCGCCAAGGTGCTGGTCTATGGCGAAGTCGCCGACTCCATTCAAGGCCAGCGCATTCCCTTGGTCGAACGCCCGCGTTTCCACACCGAGCAAGCCTGGCAGGAATACGCTGACAAACTCACCGAACTGGCGCGTTTCACTCTGTCTCAAGGCGTGCGTCTGGCGTACCACCACCACATGGGTGCCTATGTCGAATCCCCGGCGGACATCGACAAACTGATGGCATTGACCGGCAGCGAAGTCGGCCTGCTGTTCGATTCGGGCCACTGCTACATGGGCGGCGGCGAGCCGTTGCAGGTGTTGCGCAAGCACATCGAACGGGTTTGCCACGTGCATTTCAAGGACGTGCGCAAACCGGTGGTGCAACTGGCGCGCAATAACCTGTGGAGCTTCCCGGACTGCATCATCAACGGCACGTTCACCGTGCCCGGCGATGGCGACATCGACTTCGGCGCCTTGCTTGATGTGCTGCTGACTGCCGATTACCACGGCTGGCTGGTGGTCGAGGCCGAGCAGGATCCGGCGGTGGCGCCGAGTTACGTTTACGCCAAAAAAGGCTGCGACACCTTACGTGCGCTGCTCAACGAGAGGACCGCGCAATGA
- a CDS encoding CoA-acylating methylmalonate-semialdehyde dehydrogenase has translation MSDAQVIGHYIDGQVQDSGSERFSNVFNPATGSVQARVGLASQKTVDDAVASALKAFPAWSEQSSLRRSRVMFKFKELLDRHHNELAEIISREHGKVLSDAKGEVTRGIEIVEYACGAPNLLKTDFSDNIGGGIDNWNLRQPLGVCAGVTPFNFPVMVPLWMIPLALVTGNCFILKPSERDPSASLLMAKLLTEAGLPDGVFNVVQGDKAAVDALLQHPDIEAISFVGSTPIAEYIHQQATSRGKRVQALGGAKNHMIVMPDADLDQAADALIGAAYGSAGERCMAISIAVAVGDVGDQLIAKLLPRIDQLKVGNGMQGDSDMGPLVTAEHKAKVEGFIGEGVAQGAQLIVDGRNFKVPGAENGFFVGATLFDNVTTEMSIYQQEIFGPVLGIVRVPDFASAVALINAHEFGNGVSCFTSDGGIARSFARSIKVGMVGINVPIPVPMAWHSFGGWKRSLFGDHHAYGEEGIRFYSRYKSVMQRWPDSIAKGPEFSMPTAK, from the coding sequence ATGAGCGACGCCCAGGTAATAGGCCATTACATCGACGGTCAGGTACAGGACAGCGGCAGCGAGCGGTTCAGCAATGTCTTCAACCCGGCCACCGGCAGCGTTCAGGCGCGGGTCGGGCTGGCCAGCCAGAAGACCGTGGATGACGCCGTCGCCTCGGCCCTGAAGGCATTTCCGGCGTGGTCCGAGCAATCGTCCCTGCGCCGTTCCCGGGTGATGTTCAAGTTCAAGGAATTGCTCGACCGCCATCACAACGAACTGGCCGAAATCATCAGCCGCGAACACGGCAAGGTTCTTTCGGACGCCAAGGGCGAAGTGACCCGTGGCATCGAAATCGTCGAGTACGCCTGTGGCGCGCCGAACCTGCTGAAAACCGATTTCAGCGACAACATCGGCGGTGGCATCGACAACTGGAACCTGCGTCAGCCGTTGGGTGTTTGTGCCGGCGTTACCCCATTCAACTTCCCGGTGATGGTGCCGCTGTGGATGATCCCGCTGGCGCTGGTCACCGGTAACTGCTTCATCCTAAAACCCTCCGAGCGAGATCCATCGGCCAGTTTGCTGATGGCGAAATTATTGACCGAAGCCGGGTTGCCGGACGGTGTGTTCAACGTGGTTCAGGGCGACAAGGCGGCGGTCGATGCCTTGCTGCAACATCCGGACATCGAGGCGATTTCCTTTGTCGGTTCGACGCCGATTGCCGAGTACATCCACCAGCAAGCAACCTCGCGCGGCAAACGTGTGCAGGCCCTGGGCGGGGCGAAGAACCACATGATCGTCATGCCCGACGCCGATCTGGATCAAGCGGCAGATGCGTTGATCGGCGCGGCGTACGGTTCGGCCGGTGAGCGCTGCATGGCGATTTCGATTGCCGTGGCGGTGGGCGATGTCGGCGACCAGTTGATTGCCAAACTGCTGCCGCGCATCGATCAACTGAAAGTCGGCAACGGCATGCAGGGCGACAGCGACATGGGGCCGCTGGTGACCGCCGAGCACAAGGCCAAGGTCGAAGGTTTTATCGGCGAAGGCGTGGCCCAGGGCGCGCAGCTGATTGTCGACGGGCGCAACTTCAAGGTGCCGGGCGCCGAGAACGGCTTCTTCGTCGGCGCGACGCTGTTCGATAACGTCACGACCGAGATGAGCATCTACCAGCAAGAGATCTTCGGGCCGGTGCTGGGCATCGTGCGCGTGCCGGACTTCGCCAGCGCCGTGGCGTTGATCAACGCCCATGAGTTCGGCAACGGTGTGTCGTGTTTCACCAGCGACGGCGGCATCGCCCGCTCGTTTGCCCGCAGCATCAAGGTCGGCATGGTCGGCATCAACGTACCGATTCCGGTGCCCATGGCCTGGCACTCGTTCGGCGGCTGGAAGCGCTCGCTGTTCGGTGATCACCACGCGTATGGCGAAGAAGGCATTCGCTTTTACAGCCGCTACAAAAGCGTGATGCAGCGCTGGCCCGACAGCATTGCCAAGGGCCCTGAATTCAGCATGCCGACGGCCAAATAA
- a CDS encoding TIM barrel protein, which translates to MNKPLRFALNRMVAPRLSLPAFIELAVTLKADAIEIRNDLKGVEIEDGTAPEHVRELCAAKGITVLSINALYPFDVWNDERRAHALKLAGYARDCGAQGLVMCPLNDRADPRTEAQRASGLRTALSELAPILRDHGILGFIEPLGFEECSLRRKRTAVDAIKAIGGLDVFRLVHDTFHHHLASEHEFFPELTGLVHISGVEDAEAPLATIRDGHRVLVGEGDILGNAAQIETLLATGYSGYLSFEPFADSVHGLADIQLAIGASMDHLQKSLA; encoded by the coding sequence ATGAACAAACCCCTGCGATTCGCCCTGAACCGTATGGTCGCCCCACGTTTGTCCCTGCCGGCGTTCATCGAATTGGCGGTGACCCTCAAGGCCGACGCCATCGAGATCCGCAACGACCTCAAGGGTGTCGAGATCGAGGATGGCACCGCACCCGAGCACGTCCGTGAGCTGTGCGCGGCCAAAGGCATCACCGTGCTGTCGATCAACGCGCTGTATCCGTTCGATGTCTGGAATGACGAGCGCCGTGCACACGCGCTCAAGCTCGCCGGTTATGCCCGTGATTGCGGCGCGCAGGGTTTGGTGATGTGCCCGTTGAACGACCGCGCCGATCCACGAACCGAGGCACAGCGTGCTTCTGGGTTGCGCACGGCGCTGAGCGAACTGGCGCCGATCCTGCGCGATCACGGCATCCTCGGCTTCATCGAACCGCTGGGTTTCGAAGAATGTTCGCTGCGGCGCAAACGCACGGCGGTCGATGCGATCAAGGCCATCGGCGGGCTGGACGTGTTCCGTCTGGTGCATGACACCTTTCACCATCACCTGGCCAGCGAACATGAATTCTTCCCCGAGCTGACCGGCCTGGTGCACATCTCCGGTGTCGAAGATGCCGAGGCGCCGCTGGCGACCATCCGCGACGGCCATCGGGTGCTGGTGGGCGAGGGCGACATCCTTGGCAACGCGGCACAGATCGAAACCTTGCTCGCTACCGGCTACAGCGGCTACCTGTCGTTCGAACCGTTTGCCGACAGCGTCCATGGCCTGGCGGATATCCAGCTAGCGATCGGCGCGAGCATGGATCACCTGCAGAAATCCCTGGCCTGA
- a CDS encoding sugar phosphate isomerase/epimerase family protein has protein sequence MRIALDPYMYRNLSLGKMVDKVAELGYEHIELSPREDFLPFYKAPRVDKARIKAFRKALSDTGVKLSSLLPMYHWAAADEGLRVAAVRNWKRAIQIAVEMDCELVNTEFTGQSDNPLVCENQFMRSMDELIPEFEREGIKLDIQAHPYDFCERNNESVDIIRGLDRDWINYLYAAPHTFFYDDGQGDIASMLKYAGSKLSHLIIADTYNHKASSGLRYIVNPPGVTATVHQHLDIGQGEVDWEAFFGTLREIKFDGITTVSVFAWEDRPDESNRMMLERVTRELCR, from the coding sequence ATGCGCATCGCACTAGACCCCTACATGTACCGCAATCTGTCCCTGGGCAAGATGGTCGACAAGGTCGCCGAGCTCGGTTACGAACACATCGAGCTGTCGCCCCGGGAAGATTTCCTGCCGTTCTATAAAGCCCCGCGGGTCGACAAGGCGCGAATCAAGGCATTTCGCAAAGCCCTGAGCGACACCGGGGTCAAACTCTCTTCTTTATTACCGATGTACCACTGGGCCGCCGCCGACGAAGGCTTGCGCGTGGCCGCGGTGCGCAACTGGAAGCGGGCGATCCAGATCGCCGTGGAGATGGACTGCGAGCTGGTCAACACCGAGTTCACCGGCCAGTCGGACAACCCGCTGGTGTGCGAGAACCAGTTCATGCGTTCCATGGACGAACTGATCCCCGAGTTCGAACGCGAAGGCATCAAGCTCGATATCCAGGCCCATCCTTATGATTTCTGCGAGCGCAACAACGAGTCGGTGGACATCATTCGCGGTCTGGACCGTGACTGGATCAACTACCTCTACGCCGCGCCACACACGTTTTTCTACGACGATGGCCAGGGTGACATCGCCTCGATGCTCAAGTACGCCGGGTCGAAACTGAGCCACCTGATCATTGCCGACACCTACAACCACAAGGCGTCCTCGGGCTTGCGCTACATCGTCAACCCGCCGGGCGTCACCGCCACCGTGCACCAGCATCTGGACATCGGCCAGGGCGAGGTCGATTGGGAAGCGTTTTTCGGCACCTTGCGCGAGATCAAGTTCGATGGCATCACCACCGTCTCGGTGTTCGCCTGGGAAGACCGGCCGGATGAGTCCAACCGGATGATGCTTGAACGCGTGACCCGAGAACTCTGCCGTTAA